The sequence ACTCTCCACTTCCGACTCACTATGTCACCATCTAACTTACGTCACAATCTCACATTGTTAGTGTTCTATTGAACTTTTTGGTTTTTTACCTTGAAATTAAATTAAAATTGTGAGCACTTCTTTCAAATAATTTTATTATTTGATAGGTCAAGTTATATAATATAggaaaaaaatttataaaatcaaatataattatttatttaatctaTTTGTTTATTTTTCACAATACAACAACAAGAAGAAAATTGAATGTCACAAAAGTGGTGTATGTGAGTGGTAAAATGTAGACAAATCTTTACATTTTCCATTCAAGGTGGAACACACCAAGAGTAGGGAAAGTTTTCTCTTAATATTTTATGGATATGAGAGATTTCTTCCGAATATATTTTAGACCAATAAGTAAGTTAAAAAATCAGTGGCGAGCCCAAGTGTAATGCtatggggtcctatgaccccacatgtgtaatttttttttttaataatttactCTCCaatttgtataggacaccactaaattgaaGTATATGGCCCCATATATATTcagtatttatagatttttaaaggtAAATGACCACTAAAATACCCTTGAAATATAATTTGTATTGGAAAAAAAATTCGGGACCCCGTTGGATTTTGATCATAGATTCGCCACTGTAAAAAAGTGTGAGAattgtagaatcaaattttcattagTTTTAAACATGCATGAAGTTCAATTTAAACTATAAGCTACAGTTAAATCAACAATAAATCgacttcatcatttttttttttttttacaataattACAACTTAATTAATCAAGTAATCAAGTAGTTTATAACTTGTGACAATCTAATCCTATCATGTTACCCGATCTTTAAAATAACCAGATTAGTAATCACATGAGTGACATTGACACATACATGAATGAAACAACatgcataaaataataaaataaaataaataaattaaaataaaataaaaaggaacTTTCCAAATAACTACATAAAGGTCTTCAACAACTATTCCACATTCCAAAACCTAACAATTATCAAGTCCTCCACTCCAATGAATCAATTCTAATCACCATTCTTCATCATCAACAAATATCGCATCCATGGATGAACTCAACACCAACGGAGGTTCTGTTCCTGGTGCTGGTGCCGGAGTAACTGAAAACGACGAATCATCAGGAGTAACCAGAAATAAAAAGGTTAAAAAGGAATTAGGATCAGTAGTAATCGGAAAAGGAAAACCGTTAATTATCGGAATGTGCGCTACTTTAGTTTATTATCACTGCGCTTATCGTAATTCAAGCATTATTTCATTAATTTCCGACGTATTCATCGTTCTCCTCTGTTCACTCGCAATCCTCGGCCTCCTTTTCCGCCAAATGAACATTCAGTATGTATTCTGATTTATTGTTTACCTTTGTCAGTTTGTTAGGGTTTTATTAGTGAATTTGGTTAAAATTGATCATTTGGATTGATAATGATTGTGGATGGATGTTAGGTGAGATGTAATTAAGAGGTGCTGTTGTGTTTAATTAATtgtatttatgttgatgatattatagaGTGCCTGTGGATCCATTGGAATGGCAGATATCACAGGATACTGCGAATAGTTTGTTTGCGTGTTTGGCGAATACTGTAGGTGCTGCTGAATCTGTTCTTAGAGTTGCTGCTACTGGTCATGATAAACGATTGTTTCTTAAGGTAATTATTATTAACTACATACTGAATTATAAGCTCGTTGATGTTGATTTCTTATAGATATTTAATATCTTTCGAATTTTGTACCAATAACATTTGATTA comes from Rutidosis leptorrhynchoides isolate AG116_Rl617_1_P2 chromosome 4, CSIRO_AGI_Rlap_v1, whole genome shotgun sequence and encodes:
- the LOC139903975 gene encoding reticulon-like protein B22 isoform X2, with product MDELNTNGGSVPGAGAGVTENDESSGVTRNKKVKKELGSVVIGKGKPLIIGMCATLVYYHCAYRNSSIISLISDVFIVLLCSLAILGLLFRQMNIQVPVDPLEWQISQDTANSLFACLANTVGAAESVLRVAATGHDKRLFLKVVVILYMISALGRLVSGLSLFCLYILAENSSLFSTCSSKFSWRRDSPNEVSDNQ
- the LOC139903975 gene encoding reticulon-like protein B22 isoform X1 → MDELNTNGGSVPGAGAGVTENDESSGVTRNKKVKKELGSVVIGKGKPLIIGMCATLVYYHCAYRNSSIISLISDVFIVLLCSLAILGLLFRQMNIQVPVDPLEWQISQDTANSLFACLANTVGAAESVLRVAATGHDKRLFLKVVVILYMISALGRLVSGITIAYAGLSLFCLYILAENSSLFSTCSSKFSWRRDSPNEVSDNQ